TCCCCAGAGTGGGACGACCGATCTGACACTGTGAAAGACCTGGTAAGACTGGTAAACCTTAGAAAACTGAAATTACAACACATTCAATTACACCTTCATTTGAATTTTAAGATGCAGCAATTTATGAAGTCTGACCATAAAATGTACAATCATTTTGCTGCTCAGATATCCAGGCTGCTGGTGGTGGACCCAGCTGTCCGTCTCACTGCTGAGCAAGCCTTGGCACATCCCTTCTTCAGACTGTACCAGAAGGATGACGTGCGCCTCTTCAGTCCCAGAAAGACATTTAGGGTGAGTCACAATAATGTGATCAATTTGGCTTTAAAAAAGTGTAAGCCTTTAAGAAATGTCTGTCTTCATCTGCTGTCTTTGCTTGTCCCCTCAGGTGCTGATAGTCACCGTGTTGGCCTGCATCAGGATGTACAGCCGTTACCGCAAAGCTCGCCCGCTGACTCGGGAGGTGCTGGCCAGAGATCCCTACTCCCTCCGCGGAGTCCGCAAACTCATCGACGGCTGCGCCTTCCGCATCTACGGTCACTGGGTGAAGAAAGGGGAGCAGCAGAACCGAGCCGCCCTCTTCCAGAACACTGCTAAGATCATGCTGCTGGGCCTGGAGGACTTTGAAACGTAAAAGGTCAAccacaatgatttttttttttttttttccatttgataATCTGCATGTGTTGTCATGTTCGTCCTGTCACCTTGTtgtgtttaattttaaaatgtggaaTTCAGGGATCAGGTTGTTTGTATGCCTTAATGTGCACTGTGGCTCTGCAAGTTAAAGATCAGCATGCACAACTTACTGTTCCTTATCTGCCCTTTAATCAAAGCCTGTGGCTGTCTTGAGACTCGTCTTGTCAGGTCATCGTGTTTGCTGTGCCAGTTTGCAGTAGAGGAAATATTGCACAATCGTTTGATAAAATAAGTCACGTAAAAGTACTTTATGTGTATTTAGCATTTTACCGCATTTGTCTGGTATAACTGAGGTGTGTCTAAGCACTGTGTGGCTGAAATGACCATTAAAGCACTGTGATAATTATGTACAGGATGATTATAGATCCTAAAGACGCTCGGATTTATTGGATGGCTTTTGGTAGGTAATATTTAGCTCTCCTGCATGCAAACATTCCTCAGTTAGTAGGAAAATCACTAACCCTAACTGTGAAGACCATCTGTGGCTGAATTTCCTGTTAGATTTCACCAACACCATTCCCTACTCAGTTCATTCTTCAGTTTAATATGTGGCACTTTTCCATGAAACTGCCTGCCTGAAAAATGTGCAGTAATCATACAAATGCAGATATGAATTGTACTGTATACAAAGGTTTTATTGACAATAAAACTAAACTTTGAGTTTGAATTGACTTATTTTGTGTGACTGCTTATTGAAATCCATTATTTTTTGGCCTTGTGGTTGAGCTGCGGAGACTCAAGCGCTCTGTTGTGCTGATCCGCAATTTCCTTCATTCGCTGATCCAGTTGTCCAGACACCAGCATCATCTGCTCTCTGACCTCGTTCTCGATCAGTGCTTTCAGTCCTGACTTTGAACCTGTAAGTGAAGCAGTGACAATAAAGCAGCTACACCATTTGGGGGTGACTCAAAATCTTATTTCCGCACAGTCATTTTATGATTTGTGATCCTACCGGGCGTGTCTTCCTCTGGTTCTGCGACGAATGCTTCCTGTGTTTGAAGGGAGCTGTCTGTCTTTGGGGCCGCTTCCCCTTCCgtttctttgacattttcaacATCTAGTGCAAGAAAAATGCTTAAAGTATCAATAAATCTGGTCCAAGATTTTCTAAATATGAAGAATATTTTGTTCTTGTAAAAAGGAATATATTTGTTTAGTGTAAGCAGGCTGAAGTCCCTTTTACATGTGTGGGTCTTTTAAAAAGTATGATAAGAAATGCTTTTTCTAACTCATCACATGCTATGTTTTGTCGGTCAGActctttctgtcatttttcaatAGCTCTTATTCTCTCCTAATTGCATGATGACGGTTTTGAAAACATCCCATTCTAcctatacattttaattttactAAAAACACTGATAACCTGTAATTAATACCCAGAGCAGAAGAATCCTCAATGGTAGCTTCTTCCTGGTTTGGGGTTCCAGAGTAAGTTAAGGACAAATCAAGTTTTACCTGTTAAAATaaggaaatgtgtttattaacctttctgatttattttcactgtaCCACAATTAACTATAATAAAACAATGTATTAATTTGTGCAGAATAACTGATTGTGATTCTTACTTGTggagtgaaaatgtatttgtagaGTTTGTAGTGTCTCACGTAGCTGTTAAAGATGTAATTTAAGATACCGGTCACCTCCTCAGAGCTGAAGAGGTTGATGCTAAATGGAGGTCGCTGTAGTAGGcataaacagagaaacattacatttgtgaaaatgtatgtgtgtaaaaTTAAGttgtgagtgaataaaaaagatTAATTGTAAGTAATTGTTTTACAGACCCTGACTGAGTGACAGAGGAGTAGCTCCTTGCAATATTTGAAACTCTGCTCAATGTTGTTGAGTGGAGTTTCTGAAAAGATACACAGCCTACACTAAATTAAGGAAAACTTGAATGATTCTTAGAACAAATCAAGCTGTGATATTTTCCCAGCAGCATGCTGTATTTTGTCTTACTTCTAAATATTGAATTGGTTATGGACTCGATATGAATAAGTACTGAAAATATACTGTGTCCGCTGTCAGGTTAGTGTTAGCTGTAGCGATGGCATATGTTGTGAATTTTCACATCATTTATGTTAAAAGTTCCCTGAAGGTTCTGGTGGTCTAAAACCCATTTCGAAAAACACCTTGACATTTgtatttgtgaaatgttgtattttccaaaatgtcgtTGTAATTGTGAAATATTGTTGCATTTTCGGAAATGTtgcattttgtgaaatgttgtgttttgactcTCAGGACCACTATTTAAAAGCCAGCTCCATCTCAAGCCACTAAATACACGGCAGTGGTAGTGACAATATCTCCAATACTACCAATTATAATGTGACTTTACTTACCTACATTAGCCTCATGGATGGACTTGATGATGGACAAGAGGGCAGAAGTCTGTTCCTTTTTGAAATTGCGCTCTCTGCAAAAAAGCACAGCCTGCACATACAACTCCAGCAAAACTCCTCTTTTCGGTTCTGGGAGGTCAACTCCAAACACACTGCATAAAACACTGCcgcagaagagaagaagaaatatttGTCACTGCCGTCTGTGATTGTCTATGAATACACTGGTGTGTTGGTCATAAACAGGTGCAGAAACCTCTCAAGATCAGGAATGGATTGCATTTTGTCGATCTCCTCCATGTCATGGTAGCCGACATCTGTCCTGAAATAACCCAGAAAATGGATGTAAGTTTGGACATGATATTTAATCATGCACGGGGTACATAGAGCAACAAGCAAATCAAAATTAATATAATCTGGATTGTGGATAGAGCATTTACCATAGCATCACTTTAGCTTTCAGGGCCTGGGGTACCTACATAAAAAAATGATGTTTGCTTTACATGCAAAGCATTACAAAGCAAAATTGAGACATAGTTGTATCTAGTGTAACATAATAATGATCTATATATTCTAATTATATGATCAAAATTCATAATAAGTTAATGGTGCAGACAGTAAAGTGAACCCAACATCTTCCTGGCTGCTctcaataaaataaacttgTAGAACATACCTTTATTCTCGTATCCATTTATGAAAATTATTTCTTAAGAAGGCTTGGTGAAGGTTTCTTCACCAAGCAGAGCTGAAAAAACATAAGTACGATTGAGTTGATTTGATTCAGTCATAATATAACA
Above is a genomic segment from Sparus aurata chromosome 20, fSpaAur1.1, whole genome shotgun sequence containing:
- the cfap119 gene encoding cilia- and flagella-associated protein 119, with amino-acid sequence MDTRIKVPQALKAKVMLWTDVGYHDMEEIDKMQSIPDLESVLCSVFGVDLPEPKRGVLLELYVQAVLFCRERNFKKEQTSALLSIIKSIHEANVETPLNNIEQSFKYCKELLLCHSVRRPPFSINLFSSEEVTGILNYIFNSYVRHYKLYKYIFTPQVKLDLSLTYSGTPNQEEATIEDSSALDVENVKETEGEAAPKTDSSLQTQEAFVAEPEEDTPGSKSGLKALIENEVREQMMLVSGQLDQRMKEIADQHNRALESPQLNHKAKK